The Panicum virgatum strain AP13 chromosome 3N, P.virgatum_v5, whole genome shotgun sequence genome includes the window tttggaaggataataattgacattattttttatggaaggaaaagaaagacgtgTATTAATTTTGGAATAAAAACATTATTGCTCGctggaaagaaaattaaatacgTGCCACAATCTCTGCTAGTTACTGTAATGGTAGGTACAATAGCTTTATTGTGTAGTGATACTTCCTGTTTACAATTCATAGGTCATCGATTGAGACTGCCCATCTGGTTCCATGATGGTAGGCGCCTTTTACAGAGAAGCAGGGGTCAGCTGGTTTCATCTACCAACCTGATCGAGTTTTGTGACATATTTATGTGTTCCAGTTATGTGTTACCACATACTATCATTCTGTAATATTTTACATGTAACATAAATTTTGTGTTACTAAAATAATTGCCTGTAACACATTTCTAGGAAACAGGCTCTATGTGTTACAACATTCATTTGTAACACATAAATTTGTGTTCCTATGAAATTTTTTGTAACACATTGATGAATGTGTTACAAGAGTATGTTACAAAAtctatgttttgtagtagtgtctaCTACTTCATTACACATACATCCACCAAGTCTTGACACATGCAAACATGACAACAACCTACAACTTCCATCGTGCAATCTACTGAGTGCATCGAGGCCATTTTCCCTTCCTCATAGCATCGGGGTTCTCCTCTAGTGCTGCTTTAGCGCGACGAACACGCTCAAGTTTCCTCTCCCTAACCTCTCGTGCCTTAGCTTGACGCCTCATTTGGATTTCAGCTTCGCGCTCCTTCTCCGCTGCTTCCTATTTGCGCCTCCTCTCCAACCGTTCCTCGCGCTCTGCATCCAACCTCTTCAAAGTCTCCATCCATTGTTTGTCTTCTTGGCTGATCTCAGTATCAATCCACTGCTCAAAGTCGCATAGCGGCGGAGGAGTCTGAAACATATTCAATGTTTAAGCATTTAGTAAAACACAAGAAACAACTTGGTACGAACTAAATAACAAAAACACAACACACACTACTCACCAGCAACCCGATGCAGATCTGACGAGGGGTAGGCTCAAATGCAAAATTGTCGCACATCCAGTACCTCTGCCAATACGTATCGTCTTCGTCGGACTTGGCAACCTTGCAACGATCCCCGCAATAACACATCGGCACGGGAACACTGCTAGGTAAAGGCAATCGTTCGTATGCACTTCCCATACGAACCCTAATCAAAACATATCAATTATCAGACCTAAGCTACAATAACAATTCAGCTCAgataataaaaacaaaaaacaaccTTACCTTGGCTTATTAGCCTTACCACGCCTAGGCATCCTACAAAAACGCATCTGAACATATCAGACATGCAGAGAATATAGTTTGAAGTTGCTATAATCACCATGCCAACTTATATAGCTTAGGTGTTGTAATGACTTGTCTTCTATGCTTCTATCGTAGTTTTTAATATACATCAGACTTGTCTTCTACAATTCAGACTTATATTTTGTATTTCATGGAAGTCAGCAGGGGTTGAAAGAATATTCTTTTTTTCCTTCGCCATCATTTTTTCCCTAACAAAAATTTTAAACCGTACTACTTCTAAAACAAAGACCAACATGAATGGCTTATGTCCCACCAGATTTGTGAAGCAACGTTAATGGAACAAAATTagagagcacatattggaaggATCTGCACTAAGTTTTGCAAAATCAAATACATATGGGAACCCTACCACAGATTAATCCTCAATCTACCATAACCCTGACGAACTCCAGCGAATCAAAAAAACCTAAGCATTCCTAGGATTCCAGAACTCATCCACAAGGAAAacaaagagagaaaatataGTTCTAACCTCAAATCCACGCACTCCCTCGCCACACAGAGCCGCACCGCAACTACAGTCCACGCCGTTGGTACagtacccgccgccgcctccgcagaCTCCTCTTGGAGAAGACTAGTTGTGTTGTTGGGTAACGAGGCAAAGCATGACCCCATTCATTCAAACGAACCAGGCCTTTAGGGTTTTGTGACGTCCGTGCCAACGAGACCGGCGCGGTTACTATGCTATCCAGGCCCACCACCAAACGGGAAAACATCCGTTACGGGAACAGACAACCGCGCCAAAGCAATTGGCGCGGGACAGCCAACCACGTCAGATTTAGGCCTGGTCAAACTGCCAGGTGGATATTCAACGCCGCGACTAAAACGCCAACAGCCTTGGCGTCTGTCCAGTTAATTCCGCGCCAACTCAATAGGCGCGTGACGGGTGGGTCAGATTTGGAAATAGTTTTTCCAGCGGTCTACTTTTGAAAATAGTTTTTGAAAAGGgttaaaataacaaaaaaagaCAGCTATACCAGCCGGATTTGGCCTGCTGCCACGTTTTATACCAAACTAAATCATAGTATTAAGgacttgtttagatgcaaaatttaaaatttcaaaattatcacatcaaatgtatgcaacatgcatggaatattaattctagatgaaataaaaaactaattgcatgtttgcttgtaaattacgagacgaaatGAGCCTAAATAGGtcataattagacactaaattgctacagttaCAGTAAgtatgtgctaatgatggattaattagtcttaataaatttgtcCCATAGTTTACAGATGAGTTTTGTAATTACTTTTttgattagtttatatttaatacttcaaatgtgaaaagattccttttcaaaaactttacgatGTGCATCTAAACAAAATGTAGTTCTccacccaaaatttttcacccatcatatcaaagagaatcttacatgcataaagtattaaatgagaCGAAAAAATAACTTATTacatggatggactgtaaattgcgagaggaatttaatgagcatacttgatccatgatttacaacagtgatgctacagtaatcatctacTAATCATGGATCAATTACTCTCTAACTACTCTCATTAGactcgtctcgcgatttactgttcatccatgtaattagttttataattgtctatgtttaatactcctaattagtgtagtaaaagttgccaaaaattcttgGCCAAAATTTTTTGGCAACTGAACAGGCTCTTAGTTTAACAAAATCAGAGTATAATAAAGTGTTGATAAGAAATCTAGGTACTCATCTGATTTAATTTAGTGTCAACCAATTGTCTCTTTTCTCGTACTCGTATGGTTTAAAATGTTTTCAGTAACTTGTTATGAGTTTGTGACTAAACTCTAGACATAAAATAATTGATAGCCAATTCTTATTAGTGTCTGTTGCGATCAAAATTGGTATTGATGTGCAAACCGATCTGATCGGTGTGTTCATGGTACGTTCTTTTGAATTCTTTTCTAAAAtttaggatttgaattcaagaatCGGGGACTGTGGAATACGAGTCATTAATgacttttcttttttcaaatcTATTTGGAAGACAAAGGAAAAAAATTCAACTCAAGATGGTCTCTCCGCCTGATTCTTCGATTCAACCTAGAACTCGGGGGAGCGCACCCCAAATCTATTCGGACAAGATCACCACACAAACTTGAAGCAGCGAGGAAGGTTTTAAAAAGACATATTCAAGATGGAATTCTAAAGAACTCGAAGATGACTTAAGAAGTACTCGAAAACCTGTAATACTCGGCTACGAAGCGCTCGGAGATTGTTAGAGATAGATCTCGGGTACTCGGATGGAACCTACCGGCAAGGAAGGAAGAAGTAGAACTTCTACTAGGATTTCTGTAACGCTACTAGTACTCCTACCATATAACTGACTAGTATCCCACTCCCATTGTTCGCCTAAACGGTCGTTTAGCCCCTTTAAACACCGTTTAAACGCTACACAGTGGCACACTATTTCCGTTTAATCGGTTGTTTTCACCGTTTAAACGGTCGTTTTTCCCGTTTAAACACCAATTTTGCCCGAATAATGGGCTAAACAGTAGGTGACCGACTGTTTACCGTTTAGCGTTTAGGATAACATTGCCACTCCTGGAGTATATAACGGAGGGCAGCGATACCTAGATTGGCATATTAGACATAGTACCAACGCAAACCTAAACTAGGGCAACTCAGCACCTAAGCGTGGAGCCGCTATACACTAACCTCAAATagaatgtagggtattacgctactCTAGTggtctgaacctgtctaaatccatACATTTTGTTCTCGCTTTTACCTTCAAGTTTCAGATTTGACGATCCCACACCAAACAATCTTCTATCCTACAGTATTCCTAAGTAAGCTGTTGGTAAAAAATGCCaacaccctcctcctccccacccCTTTTTGTCACCACCCCTGTATATAATCTAAGTTTATGTTTATGTAGTCTAAGTAGCTTGCAATATAAATTCAATCGAAacaaaaattttatatataataTGCAACTTAACCCAGGTCTACAAAATGACAGCACCAacttttttatttctattttctaaattttgtgCATTTTATTTTCtcattatttattattattacttaTTTTAATATTATATTTCTCTTATCATTTATGCActtattaaatattatttatagACGTGTTACTTGAATAAGCATGATTTGTTCCATGCAtacctttttcttgattgtataCCTATAGTGTCTTATTTCAGCCGTCCAACAAACTCTTAATCTACTGTTATGCAATATTTGTTTCACATATTTATTTTTCAACACTTTGTTATGTGTCTATATTGTTATGTTTCAGATGTACAAACTTTTTTCTCCCTAGTATTTATGATTTCTTCTAGAAATACAATTTTACATTCAGCTTTTAGTTGTATATATCAATAAAATTAAGACACACATACAAACTCTTGTGCTATAAGTATATATAATTTGGTCAGGTATGTAATGTTTTGATTTAGTTGCAGCCATATTATTAAACAAATATATCTTACCATATAAATAATTTATCCAAAATTTAGAATATTTTTCTTTATCCTAAATCTGGAATATCTTTCTTATAAACATGGAATATTTGTTTTGCCGTCATAAAAATGTATATATAGAAAACATATCCTCTAAACGTATTCAACTGTAGTTTTGCCTCGATAATTTTATTCTAAGAAACACAACTGTATAATTGAAATTAAATTTACATGTTTGatttaaaattaattttatatgTTAAATTTAAATATTATAATAAGTTTCTTAATAATTTTACATTAGAAGAGAGTACATTGCTACATGGTCTCATAAGTTGTCGTCTCATATGCTACGATTAAGAACTACGAAACTGCTTACGCACCATTATACGAGTAATTATAGTCTGCTACTTATAATATCTTTTTTCATTCCACATATAAAGGAAATATACTACAGGATAACAAAAATGACAATTTATTGTAGAGATTGTCTATTTAATAGTCTAAAGATGATGCGTAAGCGTAATTACATAATCCCTTCATTCTAAAATGTAGGACATTCTTGATTTTTTAGACAGATTATTGAGGTAGAGAAAATTCACATGTACCTCTCATTAGTGTATTGTTTAGTTAATTAATTGCTTAATTTTCAGTGCCCAAAGAAATTAACATACCTTTTTATACTCACCCAACCAACCGCAATTGATTTTTTTACATACCAAAAGTAATAAGATTAGCATGTGTTTTTGTCCAGAGAACCTTAGAATGCCTtacatttgtaaaaaaattaaatcCTCAAATGCCTTAAATTCCAAGGATGGAGGGTATATTATATACTTGCTCTAATAATGTCAGCTAGCTCTGCAAATGGGTTGAAAACCAAACTATCCTCCCACCAATCCATTATTAAAAGGGAAAATTAATACGATCCACCCCACTTCAAATCACCACCACGACACACCAATCCAGCCCAAATATTTCAGCTTATAATGTAAGAAATTATTAGCAAAACTATGGCTACAACCCAATAAGAacttgtttttcaaaaaaaataataatgtaGATCTTGCTAcattgttttgcacagagtagttgTTAgacatactgagtcatctccaaaaaaatttaatcaatttcaataattttttatagtgtgaatgcaAAGTTATATTTCCAGAATCCGGCTCCTTACGTGGGGCCCATGTATAGGTCTAGTCACACTGCTTTGCATAGAGTATCTGCCCGCCATATTGATTCATCTTCAGCAAATTTTTGTCAATTTCAATAAAAATTTATTGTGCAAACGCAAAGTTTTATTTCCAAGGTCCGGCTCTTGGTGTGGGGCCAACGTAtaattctagccacactgctttgcacaaaatagctgctAGTCATGCTGAGTCAtattcaacaaatttcagtcaatttcgataaaattttatagtgtgaatgcgAGGTTTTATTTTCAGGGTTCGGCTCTTGACGTAGGGCCCACCTATAATCAGAGGCGAAGCCAGGTACATTTTACCTAGTGCACATGCACCATGGTGAAAAACAAATTCCTAgtagtttatttaatttttaccATGTAAATTATATCAGTTTTGTTCTATGTAATAAAGAGTGCACCAAGGTTATTTCAATCCTAGCTCCACTCCTGCCTATAATTCTAGCTACACTACTTTGCACAAAAAACTACTAGTCATACTAaggcatctccaacaaatttcagtcaatttcgataaaattttatagtgtgaacacaAGATTTTATTTTTTAGTGTCTAGCTCTTGACGTGAGACGCACGTGTAATTCTATCCACAATGCTTTGCATAgagtagctgctagtcatacTAAGTCATCTTCAATATATTTCAATCAATATCAATAAAATTcaatagtgtgaacgcgaggtttcaTTTTTAAGGTCCGGCTCTTAACCGACACTTATATATAGTCATACTGATTTGCACAAAGTATCCATTTGAGCCCACTCCAACCCACTCAATCCGCATTTACATAGAATCAACTCTATCCTATCCCATTATCTTATACAACCCATTTTAATGTATTCAAATATACTTCACATCAAAATCTAACTCATTAAACTCATTTCAACCTAACCCATTTGCAGggcagaaaaaaaagaaagagagacgGTGGGTAGACCTGATCATCTATCGGATCGGGTctggttcgggtcgggtcactTCGAGTTTCGGGTAAAAAAATATTGGCCCATGTCCGGCCCATGACATAGTCGGGTcggggttgggtcgggttggtTCGCAATTTTGTGTGCAATTTTCGAGTTGAATCAGGTTTTTCAGTTTCGGGTCAAATATTTCGGCCCGTACCCTACGCCCCGTCACTTGATCGGGTCGGGTCGGATTGGGTTTTTCAGGCGGGTTGAATCGGATTTATCGAGTCGAGCGGCCCGTGATTAGGTCTAACGGTGGGaatagggatggcaacgggttgGGTAAGGTGCGGGTAGAGCAAATACTCGCCCGCGACAATACCCGAAACTATAAGGAATACTCGTACCCGTGAAGTCTAGCGGGTAAAATTTTATACCCGTACCCATATCCGCTGAGTATGggtcgggtttcgggtacccatcGGGTATTTTAATAATAGCATAAATAACCTATCATTTGGTCATATTGACTAgcatattttgaatttatcatCCATATAAGCGAATGCAAAACACGGATCATCTTGCaccatttttttcttatttttaacATCTATTTTGTAGTTGTATGTAAGTAAATGCGTTGAAGAATTAAGTATTTCATTAAAAATACAACAATGACCATACGCTTCACTACAAATAATAAGCAAAAATGTCAATGTCACACATTCTCACTATCCGTCTATTTAATTCATACAAACACAAGAAAATGAGACATAAAATTTGTGAAGAATATGAGATTACTAaattattttttgtattttgGATACCCATTGGGTACCCGCGGATAAAAATTTTTACCCGCGCTCTACCCACGGGTAAAATTTTATACCATATCCATACCCATGAGTAAAATTTTATACGTGTACCCTCGCCCGTCGAGTCGGCCTCGCGGGTACCCGCACCCCGGGTAAAATTGCGATCCCTATGTGGGAAAGAGGCAGACGGCACCATACACACGGTCCTCCCCAGTCCCCACACGCGGCTGCTCTGCCTTGCTCGGGCCGCACCGTGCCATGGCCCACCGGTAAGCCTTATCCAGCCTCCCACACGCGGCGCGGCCCAAAACCCAGCCATGACGACCTCACCTCCTGTCCCACCCGTCGGCGAGGCACCCGGCCCCATTCGCCAGGGACGCGCGAGCCTCCACTCTAAGCCCTAGCCAGACGCCGCCTCCTCACCCCACCCAGCTGCCTTGTCTTGCCTCCATTTCTAATTCCCCCCTCCCGGAGCCCAAACCCTAAACCTAAACCTCTcacccctgccgccgccaccaccgctttcgccgccgcctcgactcCCCTCCCAGCCGCCGACGTCCCCCGCCTCGGAATCTCGGATCGTAGCAGTGAGTATTTTCCGTCCCCTTCCACGTTCCCCGTGCTTGATTCGGCCCGTTTCGTTTGGCTCCTGTCACTTTCTCGACATTTCTGATCGCTTTGGGTGTTGTTCGTGCTGTTTTGTGCTGCAGAtgtcatcggacgatgaggtccgggaggagaaggagctcGACCTCTCATCCAACGACGTCGTCACCAAGTATAAGTCCGCCGCAGAAATCCTCAACAGTAAGTAACCTCGCCTTCTCGCTAACCTTATCATTTGTACGGTTGACCTGCTGTCTGTTGCTGCGGCGTGCCTGGGGATTGTATGGTATTCACAGATAGAAGGGCAGTGTTTGGATTTTTTAGGGTCGGCTGCTGCTGgtctatttttgaattcttagCGGTAGCTGGATTTAGCTGTTTGGTGAGCTATGTAAGCATGCATATATTTATATGGTGTTAAAATTGATCGTGATGACACTTTTTGAGAAACGGGACTTGATATGTCAAAGTTGTTCATATTGACTGTGATGGCAATTTTTGAGATGTAGAAATTTGTGGAATTTGGTGTCTGGTTTCAGTTGTGTGGCCTTATCAGTTGTGGGTTGCAGAGGAGGTTTATACTCGGAATATAGCACTATCTGCCTGCTCCATTTTCTgtggaagtttttttttctgtattCTTTTTTGTATGGAGTTTAAGTATGAGAGCATGGGTTTCTTGATGTTCTGATAGATGTAAGCTCTTAAGGTTATGGTATTAAGTATGTGCTTGGGTGATTGTGCTTGCACTAGCATGGTGGTTCATACTAGTATTGGAAAGGTAACACTTAGGTTTTTTGACCCTTTTGGAACAGATGCTCTGAAGCTGGTTGTATCTGAGTGCAAGCCGAAAGCCAAGATTGTTGATCTTTGTGAGAAGGGCGATGCTTTCATTAGAGAGTAATGAATCTTTTTGCACCTTCATTTGCATACGCTACTTGCTTGCTAATTTGCATCCTTAAATGGACTTCTTTCTTCGGAATAGGCAAACTGGGAATGTCTACAAGAATGCAAAGAGGAAGATTGAAAGGGGCATTGCTTTCCCAACCTGTGTATCTGTGAACAACACAGTCTGCCATTTCTCACCGCTTGCCATTGATGAGGCAGTTCTGGAAGAAAATGATATGGTTAAAATGTAATTGAATTGTCTTGCTCCAACTTGTTCTGTAATTTTCTTTTTGGGGAATTGTATTGTGATACTAACAATTCTGTTTTCATTTGACAGAGATATGGGCTGTCATATTGATGGTTTTATTGCTGTGGTGGCCCATACTCATGTGATTACGAATGGGCCAGTCACTGGAAGAGCAGCTGATGTTCTTGCTGCTGCCAACACCGCAGCAGAAGTCGCAATGAGGCTTGTCAGACCTGGGAAGAAGGTACAATGTCTTTCACAAGTTATATTTTCTCTATCATTGTTGTCTGCTCCCAGGCACATTCTTTATGCTTTCTCTGTTCAAGGTTTAATATTTGTCCCTAgtatctgaaaaaaaaaattggtgacCTAGTACAACCTTCTGAATTGTGGGTGACTGGGTGTGTCTGATTTGTTGGTGCTGTTACTAATCCCCTGTTTATATCTTCTTTAGAACAAGGATGTTACTGAAGCAATCCAGAAAGTAGCTTCTGCTTATGATTGCAAAATTGTCGAAGGTGTTCTTAGCCATCAGCTGAAACAATTTGTCATTGACGGTAACAAAGTCGTGCTCAGTGTCTCTAATGCTGATACAAAGGTGGATGATGCTGAATTTGAAGAAAATGAAGTATATGCAATTGACATTGTCACTAGCACTGGGGAAGGAAAGGTGGGAATATCTGTTACTTGCATATGATGCTTCTCTTTTTTCTGCTtacttacatttttttttgaatattcATGGCAGCCCAAGTTATTGGATGAAAAGCAGACCACCATCTACAAAAGGGCTGTTGACAAGAATTATCACTTAAAGATGAAAGCATCAAGGTTTATTTTCAGTGAGATCAGCCAGAAGTTCCCGATCATGCCTTTCACCGCTAGGTTAGTACCTGCACACCGACTTTTCTGATGCGATTTATTATGATTATGTCTATTGAAACACGAGTTCATGTATTTATCACAGGGCATTGGAAGAGAAGCGTGCACGCTTAGGCTTGGTGGAATGCATGAACCATGAGCTATTGCAGCCATACCCAGTACTTCATGAGAAGCCAGGTAGAGAATAGTCTCCTTTAGACTCGAATGCATGAATTAGTTTTTCAACATGTCTAAACTTCTCAGCTTGGGTTATTTACACATCTATTAAGGTTTGTGGGTTTATGATGCAGATTGATTTGTATGCTCATTTGCAATTCTTTAAAGCTTTTCTAGTCACTGTAATCTATTTTTAATTGTAACAGTAGTAATATTAAGTGGTTGCATCATGTAGGTGATCTTGTTGCGCACATAAAATTCACTGTGCTGCTGATGCCCAATGGATCGGATAAGATTACATCACATCCGCTACAGGAGTTACAGCCCACAAAATCCATTGAAGACAATGCTGAGATAAAGGCATGGCTTGCTTTGGGGACAAAGTCGAAGAAGAAGGGTGgtggaaagaagaagaaaggtttGTCCAGGCAGACTCAAAGCTCATTATTTTGTACCTCTAAGCTCCATGCTGACTTGATGAGTCTGTTCTGCGATAAACAGTGACACACTACTTTGATTTGAATGTTCTGTCTGTTCCACAAACAATTCTAGTGCCTTTTATCTACATGTTTAGTTGTATTATTTGTTGGACTTACTCAGATGCAtttgtttattcatgaataTAGGCAAGAAAGGAGATGCAGCAGAGCCTATGGAGGATGCAACAAATGGTGCTCCAAGCCAAGAATAATTCTGATTTTTGGAATTGCTACCTCTAGTTTTGTTCATGTTTCTTTGCGGCATCTGATGGTGTTATATTACATTCAGTTGTGGAAAAAATTGAGTACTGTTTCAACTGTCTTAAGAAATGACGAATCCTGCTGCACATTATCGCATCTAATGACAAAGATAATTATCCATGTGCCATGTTTGTGCTAGTTCTCTTCTTGCGTAATCTCACGTTCCTTGGGATAATTTTGAGGTACTCATCCTGAAAAATTTAGAATTTGGAGGAGCGATGTATCATGGAGGTGGATCCGTTCATGGCGCCTGAATTTTGTTGATAGGCAACTTGATGTTTCGCCCTTTTTGGTAAAACTTATACATTGTTAGTGTTTCTTGGTACTTggtatatgtttttttttattatgCTCTGTTTGTTTTCCCCGTAGATTATAGCGTTAATTGGATCCatgcctttatatttatagattTACAACTTCTGAGTTATAAACAGGTCATGTATTTGGAATGATGCCATTGCAATGAGTTCGAACCCTACAGTAGAATAGAGAGGATCATAGGAGGGATATTTTGGTGAGGAGCCCGATGTCAATGCGAAGAGGATTTTAGCAGAGTGGGAAGAAAGtatggaggaaggggatgacaaGTGGGGGCGCATGTTAGTGAGTGGAGAAAGAATTGTATCTAGATTGTTTgcgacatactcc containing:
- the LOC120665792 gene encoding ERBB-3 BINDING PROTEIN 1, which produces MSSDDEVREEKELDLSSNDVVTKYKSAAEILNNALKLVVSECKPKAKIVDLCEKGDAFIREQTGNVYKNAKRKIERGIAFPTCVSVNNTVCHFSPLAIDEAVLEENDMVKIDMGCHIDGFIAVVAHTHVITNGPVTGRAADVLAAANTAAEVAMRLVRPGKKNKDVTEAIQKVASAYDCKIVEGVLSHQLKQFVIDGNKVVLSVSNADTKVDDAEFEENEVYAIDIVTSTGEGKPKLLDEKQTTIYKRAVDKNYHLKMKASRFIFSEISQKFPIMPFTARALEEKRARLGLVECMNHELLQPYPVLHEKPGDLVAHIKFTVLLMPNGSDKITSHPLQELQPTKSIEDNAEIKAWLALGTKSKKKGGGKKKKGKKGDAAEPMEDATNGAPSQE